The Ornithinibacillus sp. 4-3 region TCCAATTTTTGAAGTGGCTAAAAATTTTAAACAAGCGTGCCATTGTGAGACAAATATGTTTAAAGAAGTTTTAAATACAGAGCATGTACAAAGAACAAGCTGTAAAGCAGATGGAGATCATCATTGTCATTTCCTTATTAAATTTACTGAGGATGATATACCTGTTACAAGTTAATTTCTACCTAATCTTTTATGCATAATTATTATACTAAATAGTTTATAAAGTATTAATTAAAAATTTGGAGGGATTTATAATGACCACATTTTCATTACCAGCATTAAATTATGGATTCGACGCATTGGAACCAGTTATTGATCAAAAGACAATGGAAATTCATCACGGAAAACACCATCAAACATATGTAACTAATCTGAATGCGGCGCTTGAAGGACATGAAGAATTAAAAGGAAAAACATTGGAAGAGCTACTTGCTAATTTAGGTACATTACCAGCACCTATTCAAACAGCTGTTAGAAATAATGGGGGAGGACATCTAAATCACTCGCTATTCTGGGAAATACTGACTACTCCTAAAGAGAATAATTCTCCGACAGGTGATTTAGCTGAGGCGGTCAACCAAAAGTTTGGTAGTTTTGAAAATTTTCAGGATGAATTTACGCAAGCGGCAACAGGAAGATTTGGCTCTGGATGGGCTTGGCTAGTTGTTAATAATCAGAATGAGATTAATATAACGAGTACGCCAAATCAAGATAATCCGATTATGGTAGGGGAAACAGCTATTTTAGGTTTGGATGTTTGGGAGCATGCCTATTATCTAGCTTATCAAAATAGAAGACCTGAATATATAGCGAATTTCTTTAAAGTTATTAATTGGGATGTTGTTTCTCGTAATTATGAAAAAGCTTTAAATAAATAATAACTTTTATCTACAAGATAAGATGCCTTTAGGCTCTTATCTTGTTTATTTGATGAAGTAATTTCGGGTTGCGAACAAAATTCTAAAAATGTTAAATCATAAGGAGAGAAGTGAGACAATGAAAGTTGATATTTTTAAGGAAGCAATGGCAAATTATCCTACAGGTATTTCAATTGTTACATCAAATGATGAACAAGGTAATCCAATAGGCTTAACGGTTAATTCATTTGCTTCTGTATCACTAGATCCATTACTTATTTTATGGTCAATTGATAATAGAGTTTCTACATATGAGGCATTTAAAAAAGCAGATAAGTTTGCTGTTAATATTTTAGCGAATGATCAAGCAGAAATTGCTAAATTATTTGCAAGCAGTCTTAGCAACCAGGAGAGATTTGAAGGTTGCGACTGGAATTCATCAGCATATCAATTACCAATTATTAAGAATGCTGTGGCTTCATTGCAATGTAAAACATTCCAGCAAGTCCAGGCAGGAGATCATATTATCTTTATTGGTGAGGTTATTGAAATTGACATAGAAAAAAGACAACCTCTTTTATACCATAGAAGAAAAATGGGAGGATTTCCAGAAAGCTTCCATGAAAGCTAGCCTAAGAAAAAAGTTAATTAATTGATGACAAAAAGAAAAATTAACTATAGGAGTAATAATTTGTAATATTACAAATGCATAAGTGTTTTTTAGTTTATGTAATAGCATCAATGGGTAAAGATACTTATATAGTATTACGTTTGTGTTACAAAATTGCTAAAGTGTTATTTTAGTTTGACTTTGATCATGTAATTCGGTAAGTTAGTAATTATTTCAAAAAAATGGATAGGGGAAAAGTAAATGAAGAAAAATCTTCGAAATATCATGTTTTTATTTATATTAACTGCTATGGTGACATTAGTAGCTTGTGGTTCAAGTGAAAAGGTTACCCTTGAAGGTGATGTAGATGGTGCAACACAAATCGTCACTTTTGAAGCTAAAAAAGATAAAATTGAAAAAGTAGAAATGAAAATAGCTCAAACATATGAGTCTTTGAATATGTCTTCTAAAGAGGAAGCTGAATCTACAATGGGTGAATTGATGGAAGAAGCGTTTGCGTCAGCGAATGAATCCGATGGAGTCGACGTTAGTGTTGGCTTTGAAGATGAAGAGCTTATTGTAGAAGCAAATATAGATTTCACAAAAGCAGATACAGATGCTTTAGATGAAATAGGTATGGGGCTTGGATCATCTTTAGATGATGAAGATTTAAGCTTGGAGAAAGCTGTTAGTGATTTAGAAAGTCAAGGTTTTGAAAAGAAGTAAATTAATAGATTAATATAGTTTTGGATTAATAGATTTTAAACAACAAACTCCCGGTGATTTTTATTGCTTGGGAGTTTGTTGACTTTATATGGATAGTGAGTTAAATTCTATGATTATCTGCGCGCCAATTTTTAATTATTTGTTTTATTTCACCTTTTGATAAATCCTCGTTTCCTGTCTTTTCTACTAAACTTACAAATTCTTCATCTGATGCAAAGCGTAATCCAATAAGTTGATTAACTGTAATTTTTTCATCGATTTTCTTTTGTGTTAACATGTAATATCGCAGTGTTTCTTCTGTTCGAATCAACCTATCTTGTAATTTAAGTGCATAAATTCGAGCAAGCATCCTAGAAATAATAGCGATAAGAAGGATGCTGAGCAAGAAGATGTGAACGAAAGTAAGGTTTTCCTGTGCCGTAGCAACAACGATATACGCAATGATAGAAAATAGCGTAATTGCACTCAATGGAAGCCAAAAAAAATGTTGTAGTGGTGATACTGCTGTGTGATTTTCAGCAGATTGTTTCTTTTCCAATATAATCTCCTCTTTTCTATATACCTATATGGGTATATTATAAATGCGTTAGAAGAGAAAGTCTATGAAATGGCTTATGGATTTAACACTAAAGACAATATGTAATCCGTTATAAAACCCGATTATCATAAAGAAGTTTATTATCGCAAGCAATCAAAATGATTTGGAATTTATGTTAGAATAGTAACAAAATTTCAATTCAAAATATTTTCTTATATATAAATGAGCCAGATTGGAAATCAATTCGTTAACAGAGAGGGGTTACTTATTTATTGAAGTCTTTTTATAAATTTATGGTAGTACTGTTATTCTGTCTTTATTTAATTATCCTTTCAAAACAAATATTATTTAAATTTCTACCTCTACAAGTAATTGTAGACCATATCACTTTGAATTTTGAGGGAGAAACTTTTTGGCACAGTCATAACTTTATTCCGTTTAAAACTATTTCTTATTATCTTTTTACTGCAGCAGATATGAATTTTAGTATACGTATTGTGAATTTAGCAGGTAATGTAATTGGTTTTATGCCGTTTGGTTTCCTGATGCCTTTGCTATCAAGGAAGTTTTTAAACTTAAAGGTCATTATTTTAGCAACTTTTTGCTTGAGTTTAGCTTTTGAGCTTATACAGCTTATATTTAGGTTCGGTAGTTTTGACGTAGATGATTTAATTCTGAATACGTTTGGAGGAGTATTAGGGTACTTATTTATTTTCTTGATTCTAAAATTTATATTTAACAATAGAAAATAACGGTATGCCATTAATAGGTGAGATTGTAACAACAAATTACAGTAATAGTTGTGTGCTTAATTTTACAAAATGTAAAAAGAAAGTATTCCCCAAATCTTGTATAATGGTAATTAACTATAACAACCGGACTATAAAGTAGCACAATTTTAAAAAAAGGAAGATGTAAAATGAATAAATATTTAATAGCTTTTACAATGATATTAGTCTTATTTCTTGCAGGTTGTTCTCTAATTCATGAAGCAAATTTAGCATCCCCAAATGAAGAAGCGGCAACGGAAGAGGCGGAAGGCGGTCATTATGAGTTGATATCAGTAAAAATGTCCGATAAACCAAAGTTCTCGAAGGAAGAATGGAGAGAAATCCTTAAACAGATTCAAAATGGTGAAGTTATTTTAGAGAAGGAATAAAAAAGAGATCAAGTATGATATTTTTTCTTTAAATCTTGAAATAGGAGAGAAAGGCAAGAGTTAATATGAAAAAAACACTTCTCATAACATTTATTGTTTTGTTAAATGTTTTACTTATTGGGTGTGGAAAGCCTGATATAGAAGGTATTGTATTAGAAGTAAATGACGATGGGGTAAAACTTGCTACAGAACTTTCTCCTGCTGAATATGAGAAAATCAAAGATGAGTCGGTTTTAGATATACAAAATGAAGATGTAAATGGTAGTACATCTCTTGGTTTGATAGATCTAAATTATGAACATACAGATAAATTCAGTAAAGGTGATGAAGTAGAAGTATGGATGGAAGGGGATATAATGACATCTTATCCTTCAAAGGCTAAAGCCAAAAAAATTTCAAAAAAATATTAAATTCTCCCTTGAACTGAAAAGAAAACCATTCAAGAATCATCATTATTACAATCTCCCCCATCTATCTACAGATGAGGAAGATTGTTTTATGTTCCGATTTTTATTAAATGGAGCGGTAATATATTAAATAAAGATACCAATCCAGATAGCTGTCACAAAAGCGAGTAGAAGAAGGATTTTTTCAATGCTTGTTACTTTCTCAACATCCTCGACATCCATTTTCATCATAAGATAAATACCATAAATTAGTATAACACCAGCTCCAATTGCTCCAATTGGGCGTGTAAAAGCCATCCAAACTAGTAACGTACCAACAAATATAAAATAAAGCAGTGCTGGAAGCTTGGCCCCTATTTCCCCAAATTTATCTTCTGCCCAAACAACTGATGTACGTTTTATAGGCTGTGCTTTTCGATCGGCATGCCTATCAGGAATATGATGCACCATGACCCATGTCATACACCATATGGCATTAATCAATGCATTTTGCCAAGCCCATATAGGTACTTGCTCAAGTAATATCCATGGTGCTGCAATTCCCAGCAATAACATTGTTGGAAATAAACTAAACCATTCGCCCACAAAAGGATAATAAGCTAATTGAAACGGTTTTAATGAATAGGAAGCTGCTCCCCAAAGACCTACAAGTGTCAAAACAGCAAATTCTATATACCCTAAAAAGGCAAAGACAGCTGTAATAAACAGTAAGAATATGCTTATCCCAATACCTAATTGAATTAACATCCGCTCTGACATCGTTCCTGTCTGTAACACCCTACTGCCTCCAGAAAGTATACCAGGACTATGCTGATCTGTGCCAGATTGGTAATCTGCCAGATCGTTAAAAGTATGTGTCAACATTCCATGTATCAATACTGTTCCAATTAATAAGATGGAAGCAACACTGATAATCGTCAATGCTGATAAAGTATAATGAAATAAAAGTGGCAATACGGTTGATAGAATAGCTGCCACACTGGAAGATACAACTGCTATAATCCTTAATAACATACCAATTCCTTTTAAGCTAAATGCTGGCTGTGATGGAATCATAATCATCATCCTTTTTCAATTAGATAATTTTAAATTTTCTTTTGTTATTAGCATAGTTGTAATTCCGAACATTTATACTATATTTCTGTCAATATACGCTGTAATAATATAACTTTGACATCCCATATAAAATCTCCTTTATCTAAGGGTTATGTTGAACTACTAATAAATCTATCTGATCAAAGAAATCTCAACAGTTTGTAAATATTAAGCGAGTCGCATTGAAATGATGGAAATTTAACTTAAATTAATTAAGTGCTACACTTAATATGGCATGATGAACTTTTTAAATACATATTGATAAACTGAGGGGAGGGATAATTTGAAGAATAGGATACAAGAGTCATCTCCTATTTCGACGAAGGAACGTATTGAATCATTGGACATTATTAGAGGGATAGCATTGTTCGGAATTTTATTAGTGAATATGCCATTATTTCAGTCTCCTCAATTAATTGCAGATTTATATATGATGTCACCCGAATTAAGCTCAAGTGATCAGTTTTTACGAATGCTACTTGATGTTTTTGTAGAGACGAAATTCTTTACGATATTTTCCTTTTTATTTGGTGTTGGCTTTTATATTTTTATGGAACGTGCAGTAAATAAAACAGATCATTTTTATCGCTTATACTCACGGAGATTAATCGTGTTAGCCATCTTCGGATTCTTACATCTTTGCTTATTGTGGTATGGTGATATTCTTTTAGGATATGCGCTTGCTGGATTCTTTTTAATTTTCTTTTATAAGAGGAAGCAGAAGACGATTCTTCTTTGGTTGATGTCATTTTCAATTGCGCTGATTGGACTTTTAGTATTTGGTATTTTTGGTTCGACTGATTTAGCCACCATGGAACAGTAAATAAGTAACTTAAAAGAAGAGGGGACAGATAAAGTAGAAGAAGCGATTGATATTTATCAAAATGGTAGTTATTTAGAATGGCTATCTTATCGTTTTACCAATGAAGTAATTCCTGTTTTAATGAATACGCCAATGAATATACTAACTGCTCTATTTATGTTCTTAATAGGTTTATATGCAGTAAAACGGGGAATTTTTAGGGATTTTCCTTCTCATAAACCTTTTATAAAGCGTGTCTGGTTGATTAGTTTGTTAACTAGTATTCCGTTGAGTGCTGGCATTATTTTATTACATTTAAAAATACTTAATTTTGGCATTTTAAATGAACAGCTAATACAGTCACTTTTAACGATAAGTGGATTGAGCCTTTCGTTCTTTTATATTTCAACGATTTTATTTTTACTAGAAAGAGAGAAATGGAAGAGAATTCTTCATCCTTTTAGTTATGTTGGCAGGATGGCATTAACAAATTATATTACCCAAACAATAATTGGGGTAGGGATATTCACTGGGTTAGGGATGTTTGGAGAAGTGAATATAGGTTTGGGGATTCTGATAAGTATTATTGTTCTTCCATTGCAAATGATACTAAGTTACTTTTGGCTAAAACATTTTCGTTTTGGTCCCCTAGAGTGGGTTTGGCGTTCACTTACATATGGTGAATTTCAGCCTATGAAAAAACAGTTGTGATGTTTAAATGAATTTATTGAAGAGAAATACTATAAGACTCTAGTAGCTACAACACGAAATCACAGCAAAATAAGAGAAGTCTCCCTCCATTCGGTTTGCTACAATAAAAGTATAAGGAAGGGAGCGGATAGTATGGGAAAAGTAATTTTAGATATTTCCATGTCACTTGATGGGTTTATTGCTGGTTTGAATGATAATCAAGAGCAACCACTTGGAGCGAACGGTGAAATAATTCATGAATGGTTATTTAGTGGTGATCAGCCGAGTCGCTATAATGATTTTTTTAGGTTATCTAGTATCAATAAAGAGGTCTTTGACGGTTCTATTCCAGACATAGGTGCTATGGTAGTTGGGAGAAGGACATTTGATATTGTAAATGGATGGGGAGGTAGTCATCCAATTCAAGGGATACCAATTTTTATAGTGACTCATGAAGCGCCAGAAAATTATCTTGAGAATCATACAAGCTTTACATTTGTTACAGATGGTATTAAAAGTGCTATCGAACAGGCAAATAAAGCTGCAAATGGCAAAAATATAAGTATCGGAGCGGCGAGTATTGCTCAGCAGTGTGTACAAGCAAAGCTTCTTGATGAAATGCATCTTCACATATCACCTATTCTGCTGGGGAACGGCATTCGTTTATTTGATCAAATTGGGCAGGAGCATATTAAATTAGAAAGTAAAGAAGTTGTCGACGGATCAGATGTTGTACATGTTAAATATAAAATATTATATTGAAATCTTGGTATGACTTTCTCAACAAAACCTGCCATAGATTCTAAAACATCCAATGTTACTATGAAACATTGGATGTTTTATTTTGGGGCATGCTGAAGTACTATACTGTACATATGAATCACTCTATGTAAAAGTGGTAACATAGTATATATTTTAGAAATATAAATAGTCCAGTTTTACTTTTTGGAGTGATCGCATTGAAAAGATGGTTACAAAATCGAACAAAGACTCAATACTTAATAAGCGGTTTACTACTAATTGCTTTTATAGCGTCTATGATTTTTATTAATAATAATCATGAATTATATACACGTACAATAGTTCAAATAACAGATGTGCAGGAAACTCACAGAGAATCTCAAGTAGATAGACATGGAAATCAGGATGACTTTGTAATTCAGAGCGTTACTGGAGAAATTAAAAATGGTCCCGATAAGGGTGAACTCACTACTTTTGATAATGAATATATGCAGTCCCTGGCATTAGATTATGAATTATCAGTAGGAAATGAAATTTTTCTCGCAACAGATGGAAAGGCAACGGGAGATATCAAACGGGATAAACATTTTGTATTCGTAGCGTGGATATTTCTTATCATTCTCCTGATTGTCGGTAAATCAAGAGGTGCACTCTCAGTCTTAAGTTTACTTGTGAATGCATTAATTCTATCTATTGCTTTGGATATTTATATACAAAACCCTAGTCTCGGCTTATCCGTCATTACATTAGTTAGTATTGTGATTTTTACTATTTTATCTTTATTAATGGCAACTGGTTTTAATGAGAAGACATATACAGCCATTCTTACCACATTGATTGGTACAGGATTATCACTGCTTATTGCTTATTTAGCACTCCGTTTTACTGGGGAAGAAGGGCTTCGTTATGAAGAGATGGCATTCTTAACTAGAAATCCTCAGGTAGTCTTTATGGCAGGTTTATTAATCGGTTCGCTGGGAGCGGTGATGGATGTTGCAATTACGTTATCAGCTTCTATGTTTGAAATGTATGAAAAGAATAACCGGATTAGTGTAAAAGTGTTGAAGAAGGCTGGATATGAAGTAGGGAAAGATATTATGGGAACGATGACGAATATTTTATTTTTCGTCTATGTTAGTGGATCGATTCCGATGCTGCTTATTTATTTTAAAAATGCCACGCCATTTGGTTTTACATTATCGATGAATCTATCTTTGGAATTAGCACGTGCTTTAGTAGGAGGGATTGGCATTGTATTGACCATTCCAATTGCCATCTACATTTCTATTTTCTTTATTCGTAGAAAGCAGGTGAAATCATGAATGTACTAATCGTGCTAGCAGTTATATTGTTTGCATTAATGGCTTGGGTTGGAGGGATGAAGGGTGTACGATCTTTTATTGCACTTTTTATCAATTTTATCATTGTACTCATGGCTGTCTTTGTGATGAATGATCCTTCAGGAAATCCTATTATTATTGCATTAATCGCATGTGGATTTATTAGTGCAGTCAGCCTGTTTTTCATTAATCGATTTAATAATAAAACGATGCTCGCCTTTTTGGCGACTATTGCGACGATGGTTATTCTAATTTTCTTTATTATTATTTTAACGGAGCAGTCGATGATTTATGGGCTTGGTGAAGAGGAATCTGGAGAGATAACGACCTTTAATGTCCATATTGGGCTTAATTTTGTTCAGATTGCTACAGCAGTGATTATTATGAGTACAATTGGAGCAATTGTTGATACTGCTATTTCAATAACTTCACCATTACGGGAAATACATGAACAAAACCCTGAAATTTCTAAAAAAGATTTATTCTTAGCAGGAATAAATATTGGTAGAGATATTCTTGGAACAAGTACGAATACTTTATTCTTTGCCTTTTTTGGCGGTTATATGGGATTGTTGATTTGGTTTAAGGATTTAGATTATTCGATAGGGGATATCATTAATGCCAAAGTATTTAATGATGAAATGCTGACGATTTTTATTTCTGGTATTGGAATTGCCCTCGTTATCCCTATCGCATCACTGATGAGTGCTTATTATTTGAAACGGAAAAAGAAAAAGGAAGCTTCCAATGAAAACGAACAGATAGAACAAAATTAGCAAGTACAAGAAATCTGAATGGGCTTAATATGATAAGTCTATTTGGATTTTCTATATGATAAACTGTTGTATAAAGATCCGTCTAAAAAAGGAGAGATATTTGTGGATATTGGAAAAGAATATTTGAAGGTAATACAAGCAAGATTTGCAGATGTAAAAAATCTTGGTGATAAAACAATAACCCAACTATCAGAGCAGGATGTACATTGGAAATTAAATGAGGCATCCAACAGCATCGCGATTATTGTAAAGCATATGAGTGGCAACATGATATCTAGATGGTCCGATTTTTTAACATCAGACGGGGAGAAGCCTTTTAGGAATCGTGATCAGGAATTCGAGGATGATATATCTTCCAAGCAGGAAATGATCACACTTTGGGAAAAAGGCTGGAACATATTTTTTGATACATTAAGTGGTTTAGAAAGTTCGGATCTCCTAAAAAACATCACCATTCGTGGAGAGCAACATACCGTGTTAGAAGCGATCGAGAGACAAATGGCTCATTATGCTAGTCATGTTGGTCAAATGGTGTATATCGGTAAGCAATTAAAAGATGAAGATTGGCAAACTCTTAGTATTGCGAAAGGGAAGTCAGAAGCATATTTACAGGAGAAGTTGAAAGAGCATAGGTCTTAAAAAGAATTTTCTTATGAAAATATAATAAAAGCAGGGGCTGTCCAATAAGCCCCCAAAATAAAACAAGAGGAAGAAAAATAAATCATTTTTCTCTTCTTGTTTTTCATTTGTAAAAAATTCCTGAAAAGTAGCCTGCGAAGCTCAGCTATTTTCAGGATATTGTGGGCTATTGCCACGATCCCGAATTCTGTGTGGACTTTATCGATACCCCGTAAAGAAAATCTACGGAACGACCGATTGCCCTTGATGTGACCGAAAACACTTTCTACTTCCACTTTTCGTTGGGCGTAGATTGCTGCTTCCTCTTCACTTTCAAGGGCTGCTTTTGCCTTAGCTTTCATTTCTTCAAAGATTGTATTCCAAAAAATTTGTCTGTTCCCCTTTGCCTTCGTACACTGGGGCTTCAATGGACAATCCAAACAACTTTCACATTCATAAATTTTATAACTCTGCACATAACCAGACCTATTCTTCCGATTGAGATATTTTTTGAACACGACTCTTCGGTTATTTGGGCAGATATAATCATCCTCATGGGCACGATAGGTCCAATTTTTAAAGTTTTTAATGTCTTTTTTGTACGCTCTTTTTTGTTCTTTGAGATAGGTGCCATAGGGTATTAAAAATTCAAAACGAGGGGATTTCTCTTCACCAATCGCATATAAATAATTTGCTTCACTTCCATAACCTGCATCGGCAATGATCCGTTGAGGCATCGGAAGGTTAGAAGCTGCCAACTTCTCCAAGTGTGGAATAAAACACCGAGTATCATTTGGTCGTTGATGCACGGAGTAATCGACAATCAATTGATTTTCTGTGGCCATTTGTACATTATAGCCTGGCTTCAACTGTCCATTTCTCATATGATCTTCTTTCATCCGCATAAACGTGGCATCCGGATCTGTCTTGGAAAAGCTGTTTCGATCTCCTAAGATGGTTTGATAGGTCTGATACTTTTCCATACGTGGAAGAAAGTTCTCACGTATTTGTTTCATTGGTTTTTTTAAGGTGCTACGACGAGAGCGGAGCTGTTTTCGAAGCTGACTTTCTTCCGTATTTTCGATAGCTTCAGAAAGGGCATCTACTTTTTCTGCTAGTTGATTGGCAATCGCTTCTAAGTCTTCCGCAGTCGCTTCTTCTTTAGAATGGCTTATCTCTAGCTCTTCCTGTGCGGCAATCGTATCGATATGTGCCAACGTTTCCTGGATGCGTTGCTTTAACTGCGCCTCCCATCGCACGGTTGATTTTTTCCATACGAAAGAATACTTATTGGCATTGGCTTCTATCTTTGTGCCATCCAAGAAGTAGTTTTCCATCGTAATCCATTGATCTTCTATCAGTTGCAGAATCATCGTTTCAAATAGCTGATCCATCATGGCTTTCATTCGCTTCCCACGAAACGCATTGATGGTGCGAAAATCAGGGGTTTGCATACCTGCAAGCCACATAGTTGGTAGATTTTCTTTGGTCATTTTTTCGATGTCTCTACAGGAATATATTTTTTGGCTGTAAGCATATAAAATAACTTTCAGCATCATTTTGGGATGAAAGGCTGGTCTACCTCCACCGCTATAATAACGATAGAGCTGTTCCTTTGGGATACGCTCCACCATTTCATCTACCACTCGTGCTACATGATGTGTAGGGATATAATCTTGGATATCAAAAATCACCGTGCTTTGTCGGTTATCGTAAGGTTTAAATAAGGGAGTTGCTGGGTTAGAAGCTGTAACTTTTTCCTCGATTACCTCTAGAGGAAGTGTCGTTTGTGTGGTACAATTTGTATGAGATTTCATAAAAAATCGCCCTTTCTGAAATGTTGTGTGGTAACTCCATTTTACAAGAAAAGGCGATTTTTTTATATGTTTTTTAGGAAGAATAAAGAAAAAAAGGGCCGTCATAGAAAAGCAGTTTTCACTGACTTTTTGGACAGCCCCTGCTAAACTCACTCAGATTTCTTCTCAACTGGAATCCAGATCTCACTATAAGCGTTTATTCCATCTTCTTTCATATGGGTAAATGAAAATGAAGGTAATGGCAGAATAATGTAATCAGAGCTTAGTAACCATTTGGCATAAATATCTGCCATCGTATTTTGTAGTGTCTCTGGGAATTTTCCTTCATTTGGAAATACTGCCCATTCATTTACCTCAACGAAATACGTATCAAGTTTTTCATCAATATTGGTTTCAGTTGTTAGTACCCCAATGAAATGCGTTAAATCACCTTTTTCTTCTTGAAATAAATAGTCGGCATCATAGGATGCATTTACAACTTCTTTAGGATCAAGATTCATTAATTCATGCATCAATTCCTTTTGCTCAGTCGTTATAGACTCTACAAGTTTTACTATTTCTTGATTAACCCCTTCAAATTGCATCGGTACTCTTGATTTGACACCAGCTAAGGTAAACGCTGGCATTTTTACTATTTTATATTCCATAGAATCTCCTCCCTTTACTTCGATTGAGAAATGTAGCTTTGAAAACATTTGTTTTATGTTATGTTTTTGAACTTCAGACGGTAGATAACCTAGCTCCTTTTTGAATGCTCGAGTAAAACCGTCAATAGACTGATAAGCATATTTATAAGCAACATCAGTCACTGATAGACCTTTTAATAAATCCTCATTTGCCATGGCAATTCTTCTTTTTTTGATATACTCGTTTAAGGTTAAACCTGTTAAATGAAAGAAAATTGTTTTGAAATGGTATTCATTGATAGCATGAGCTTTAAACCATTCCTTCCAGTTAATGTCCTCACATAAATTTTCTTCAATATATTCAACTGCTTGATTGAGTTCTTTTAACATGAAATGTCCTCCTTTCTGTAGCTACAGTTTATCAACGATTTGTTATCGTTACTCGATATTGTTAGAGAAGTTCGGTCGGATCATATATTGTTTTTAGATGTAAAGTTTTATTATGAAAAACTGAGAAAATATGTAAAAGGTATTTTGATTTGGTAAACTATTGGTATTGATATTTAATTAAGCATGAAGTGTTAATGAAAGCATCATACATACAAAACAGGAGAGATTTCTATGTTATCACAAGAACGATACAACTTAATTATGGAGAACTTACGTGTAAAAGGAAATGTATCCATGAGAGAATTAGTGGAACTTCTAGGTGTTTCCATGGATACGGTGCGTAGAGATATAAAATATTTAGAAAGTATAGGAAATCTAAAAAAAGTATACGGTGGTGCATCTTTACCTAATCAAATTGTGACAAATCATTCTTTTGTCAATCGCAAAAATTCTAATGTTGTAGAGAAACAAGAAATATCTAATAAAGCGATCCAATATATTAAAGAGTATCAGGCGATTGCATTAAATGCTGGTACTACAAATGTGGAGTTTGCGGAAGAATTAGTGAAATCATTTGATTGTTTAACTGTTATCACTAACTCTTTACTCATCGCTAATATTTTAAACACTAAAAAGGATTTCACCGTTATTGTTACAGG contains the following coding sequences:
- a CDS encoding dihydrofolate reductase family protein, with the protein product MGKVILDISMSLDGFIAGLNDNQEQPLGANGEIIHEWLFSGDQPSRYNDFFRLSSINKEVFDGSIPDIGAMVVGRRTFDIVNGWGGSHPIQGIPIFIVTHEAPENYLENHTSFTFVTDGIKSAIEQANKAANGKNISIGAASIAQQCVQAKLLDEMHLHISPILLGNGIRLFDQIGQEHIKLESKEVVDGSDVVHVKYKILY
- a CDS encoding YibE/F family protein, translating into MIALKRWLQNRTKTQYLISGLLLIAFIASMIFINNNHELYTRTIVQITDVQETHRESQVDRHGNQDDFVIQSVTGEIKNGPDKGELTTFDNEYMQSLALDYELSVGNEIFLATDGKATGDIKRDKHFVFVAWIFLIILLIVGKSRGALSVLSLLVNALILSIALDIYIQNPSLGLSVITLVSIVIFTILSLLMATGFNEKTYTAILTTLIGTGLSLLIAYLALRFTGEEGLRYEEMAFLTRNPQVVFMAGLLIGSLGAVMDVAITLSASMFEMYEKNNRISVKVLKKAGYEVGKDIMGTMTNILFFVYVSGSIPMLLIYFKNATPFGFTLSMNLSLELARALVGGIGIVLTIPIAIYISIFFIRRKQVKS
- a CDS encoding YibE/F family protein; this encodes MNVLIVLAVILFALMAWVGGMKGVRSFIALFINFIIVLMAVFVMNDPSGNPIIIALIACGFISAVSLFFINRFNNKTMLAFLATIATMVILIFFIIILTEQSMIYGLGEEESGEITTFNVHIGLNFVQIATAVIIMSTIGAIVDTAISITSPLREIHEQNPEISKKDLFLAGINIGRDILGTSTNTLFFAFFGGYMGLLIWFKDLDYSIGDIINAKVFNDEMLTIFISGIGIALVIPIASLMSAYYLKRKKKKEASNENEQIEQN
- a CDS encoding DUF1572 domain-containing protein; its protein translation is MDIGKEYLKVIQARFADVKNLGDKTITQLSEQDVHWKLNEASNSIAIIVKHMSGNMISRWSDFLTSDGEKPFRNRDQEFEDDISSKQEMITLWEKGWNIFFDTLSGLESSDLLKNITIRGEQHTVLEAIERQMAHYASHVGQMVYIGKQLKDEDWQTLSIAKGKSEAYLQEKLKEHRS
- a CDS encoding IS1182 family transposase; protein product: MKSHTNCTTQTTLPLEVIEEKVTASNPATPLFKPYDNRQSTVIFDIQDYIPTHHVARVVDEMVERIPKEQLYRYYSGGGRPAFHPKMMLKVILYAYSQKIYSCRDIEKMTKENLPTMWLAGMQTPDFRTINAFRGKRMKAMMDQLFETMILQLIEDQWITMENYFLDGTKIEANANKYSFVWKKSTVRWEAQLKQRIQETLAHIDTIAAQEELEISHSKEEATAEDLEAIANQLAEKVDALSEAIENTEESQLRKQLRSRRSTLKKPMKQIRENFLPRMEKYQTYQTILGDRNSFSKTDPDATFMRMKEDHMRNGQLKPGYNVQMATENQLIVDYSVHQRPNDTRCFIPHLEKLAASNLPMPQRIIADAGYGSEANYLYAIGEEKSPRFEFLIPYGTYLKEQKRAYKKDIKNFKNWTYRAHEDDYICPNNRRVVFKKYLNRKNRSGYVQSYKIYECESCLDCPLKPQCTKAKGNRQIFWNTIFEEMKAKAKAALESEEEAAIYAQRKVEVESVFGHIKGNRSFRRFSLRGIDKVHTEFGIVAIAHNILKIAELRRLLFRNFLQMKNKKRKMIYFSSSCFILGAYWTAPAFIIFS
- a CDS encoding GyrI-like domain-containing protein, which codes for MLKELNQAVEYIEENLCEDINWKEWFKAHAINEYHFKTIFFHLTGLTLNEYIKKRRIAMANEDLLKGLSVTDVAYKYAYQSIDGFTRAFKKELGYLPSEVQKHNIKQMFSKLHFSIEVKGGDSMEYKIVKMPAFTLAGVKSRVPMQFEGVNQEIVKLVESITTEQKELMHELMNLDPKEVVNASYDADYLFQEEKGDLTHFIGVLTTETNIDEKLDTYFVEVNEWAVFPNEGKFPETLQNTMADIYAKWLLSSDYIILPLPSFSFTHMKEDGINAYSEIWIPVEKKSE